Proteins encoded in a region of the bacterium genome:
- a CDS encoding DUF2341 domain-containing protein: MKRPQNKIIECERGRRLARFRRNSIVFASLLVVFCGFRVGTAHAVSWYDANWTHRNQITIDSSKVGSTTEDELDFPVLISLSGLSSINTSGTDIRFTSSDGVTPLAREIESYSGGTLVAWVKVPTLSHTASTSIYMYYGNPSATEPAATSTYGSQNVWMNGFAGVWHLSDNSGTLNTNDSTANGNNGTNNGVTATSSGIFNGAGAGSFNGTSAYVASTFAQPITSAFTVSGWVNLSAWRTAANTGSAVYTQRTGCGGTYGIQLYAQCSYSGCNGNAVLNAGTDVGEVNATTAFNTSTWYFLSGTYNGSSAILYINGVQNQVVNTSAYTFPSVTQNNIGWDTCSTNYFPGLIDDARILNVALSPSWILTEYNNQSSPSTFYTIGSEVTVPDAPTGLTATFGNTQVALSWTSPANNGGLAITDYVIGYKLTASSTWSTFADGVSTSTTGTVTGLTNGSSYDFRVSAVNAAGQGSASSVASATPATVPDAPTAVSAVAGNTQATISFTAPANGGSAITGYTVTSNPGGFTGTGSSSPVTVTGLTNGATYTFTVTATNVAGTGAASSPSNSVTLPTLPGSPVNLAATVGGSSIGLSWSAPASDGGSSITDYVVEYKLTIGGTWSVFADGLATSTTATVTSLSDGTSYDFRVSAVNNIGQGSSSASVMATPGEPAQVLIQIFSDLTTPSIGTAVRITNEGSVDYEYQYTWCVTASAGVPCGSNNDVSSATAAKLIGAGQNFDTTLASTVLTPGSYWFTIIVVYGSASSRATQLFTAVNAAPSGGGGSEGGGGGGQMNIVLPVPTPSVNTGIASSSSTAITIAHSIAVLKAQLAALKSQLASLFAQLASMNSSPNPAFIRNLRLGSTGSDVKKLQLFLISKNSGPAAQKLKVHGTTTTFGFLTYNALVEFQKKAGITPASGYFGPITRAYANTL, from the coding sequence ATGAAAAGGCCACAGAATAAAATAATCGAATGCGAGAGGGGGCGCCGTCTTGCGCGTTTCCGCCGAAACTCCATCGTCTTCGCGTCCCTCCTTGTTGTTTTTTGCGGTTTCCGCGTGGGTACGGCTCACGCCGTATCTTGGTATGACGCGAATTGGACGCATCGCAATCAGATAACGATAGACAGCTCCAAGGTCGGTTCCACGACGGAAGACGAACTAGATTTCCCCGTTCTCATCTCACTTAGCGGCTTATCCAGCATAAATACCAGTGGCACCGACATCCGTTTTACCTCCTCCGATGGCGTCACTCCACTCGCGCGAGAGATAGAATCGTATTCCGGTGGCACGCTTGTCGCGTGGGTGAAAGTTCCTACACTCTCCCACACGGCAAGCACTTCCATATATATGTACTATGGCAATCCGTCAGCGACCGAACCGGCGGCGACATCGACCTACGGTTCGCAAAACGTGTGGATGAACGGATTCGCCGGTGTGTGGCATTTGTCAGATAACAGCGGAACGCTAAATACAAATGATTCTACGGCAAATGGAAATAACGGGACTAATAACGGCGTGACGGCGACATCGTCCGGGATATTTAATGGTGCTGGCGCCGGGAGTTTTAACGGGACAAGCGCGTATGTGGCATCAACCTTTGCGCAACCCATCACTAGTGCCTTCACGGTATCTGGTTGGGTGAACCTTAGTGCTTGGAGAACCGCCGCAAATACGGGTTCGGCGGTATACACCCAAAGAACTGGCTGTGGCGGAACTTATGGAATCCAACTATATGCCCAATGTTCCTACAGTGGGTGTAACGGTAATGCCGTTTTAAATGCCGGGACGGACGTAGGTGAGGTAAACGCAACCACCGCTTTCAATACGAGTACCTGGTACTTTCTTTCTGGCACTTACAACGGCTCGAGTGCGATTTTGTATATCAACGGCGTTCAAAATCAGGTTGTCAACACATCGGCGTACACTTTTCCCTCTGTCACGCAAAATAATATCGGATGGGATACTTGCAGTACTAACTATTTCCCCGGTCTCATCGACGATGCCCGCATTCTCAACGTCGCCCTTTCCCCCTCCTGGATCCTCACCGAATACAACAACCAGAGCTCTCCAAGCACCTTCTATACGATAGGCAGTGAAGTTACCGTCCCCGACGCTCCCACGGGCCTCACTGCGACATTCGGCAACACTCAAGTCGCTCTCTCGTGGACTTCTCCCGCAAATAACGGCGGTTTGGCGATCACCGACTACGTCATTGGCTACAAACTCACTGCCAGCTCCACATGGTCAACTTTTGCCGACGGAGTTTCGACAAGCACCACAGGTACCGTCACAGGACTGACCAATGGCTCATCATATGACTTCCGGGTATCGGCGGTGAATGCGGCCGGACAGGGGAGCGCGAGCAGTGTTGCATCGGCTACGCCGGCAACCGTGCCCGATGCGCCGACGGCAGTTTCGGCTGTTGCTGGAAATACTCAAGCAACCATATCATTTACCGCTCCCGCGAACGGAGGAAGTGCCATCACCGGCTATACTGTCACTTCAAACCCCGGCGGTTTCACCGGCACCGGCAGTTCTTCTCCGGTCACGGTAACCGGCCTCACGAACGGCGCTACGTATACTTTCACCGTTACCGCAACCAATGTTGCTGGGACGGGAGCGGCTTCGTCACCGTCAAATTCGGTGACCTTACCCACACTACCAGGTTCACCAGTTAATCTCGCCGCCACGGTTGGCGGGAGCAGTATTGGGTTATCATGGTCTGCCCCGGCTTCGGACGGTGGTTCGTCTATTACCGATTATGTCGTCGAATATAAACTTACGATCGGCGGCACGTGGTCTGTTTTTGCCGATGGATTAGCCACCAGTACAACCGCGACAGTGACTAGCTTGTCCGACGGCACGTCGTACGATTTCAGAGTGAGCGCGGTAAATAACATAGGCCAAGGTTCTTCGAGTGCGTCCGTCATGGCGACTCCGGGCGAGCCGGCACAAGTGCTCATCCAAATTTTTTCTGATCTGACCACGCCTAGTATCGGCACGGCGGTGCGCATTACGAACGAAGGCTCCGTCGATTACGAATACCAATACACGTGGTGCGTTACCGCATCGGCGGGCGTTCCTTGCGGCAGTAACAATGACGTATCCAGCGCGACAGCCGCAAAGCTCATCGGGGCAGGACAGAATTTCGACACCACCCTTGCCTCAACAGTGCTGACTCCGGGTAGTTATTGGTTCACGATCATCGTCGTATACGGCTCAGCATCGTCCAGGGCGACCCAGTTGTTTACTGCCGTCAATGCGGCTCCCTCCGGCGGCGGAGGGAGCGAAGGCGGTGGCGGAGGAGGCCAGATGAATATCGTATTACCCGTTCCCACCCCTTCCGTAAATACAGGCATTGCATCTTCATCCAGCACGGCAATCACGATCGCTCATTCCATAGCGGTCCTGAAAGCCCAGCTTGCCGCACTCAAATCCCAGCTCGCCTCTCTCTTTGCCCAGCTTGCTTCCATGAATTCTTCTCCGAATCCGGCGTTTATCCGCAATCTGAGGCTGGGGTCAACCGGCAGCGATGTAAAGAAACTCCAACTTTTCCTCATATCCAAGAATAGCGGTCCCGCTGCCCAGAAACTCAAGGTCCATGGCACGACGACGACCTTTGGTTTCCTTACCTATAACGCCCTTGTGGAGTTCCAGAAAAAGGCCGGCATCACTCCCGCTTCCGGTTACTTCGGCCCGATTACGCGGGCTTATGCGAACACGCTCTGA
- a CDS encoding site-specific integrase, giving the protein GRLDDYLKERKQVNCLSPFLFVSSTRDDRLTEHGFKHVIDTLNDRAEVKFHPHQLRHTFAVNVLSVNHDLAALQQLMGHTDIRMTAVYLRNLPSKVLRSQVANISLDNLV; this is encoded by the coding sequence GGCCGGTTAGATGATTATCTTAAAGAGCGCAAACAAGTCAATTGCTTAAGTCCCTTTCTATTTGTCTCCAGTACGCGCGACGACAGACTGACAGAGCACGGCTTTAAGCATGTGATAGATACTTTGAATGACCGGGCGGAAGTAAAATTTCACCCGCATCAGTTGAGACATACATTCGCGGTAAATGTTTTATCCGTAAACCACGACCTGGCGGCACTTCAGCAACTAATGGGCCATACAGATATACGCATGACTGCGGTGTATTTGCGGAATCTACCCAGCAAGGTCCTGCGTAGCCAGGTGGCGAATATAAGCCTTGATAATTTGGTGTGA
- the rpmG gene encoding 50S ribosomal protein L33 has product MSQDNLLKLKCQKCKRSNYYSSKNKKKVERKLALKKFCKWCKKHTEHKEVKITA; this is encoded by the coding sequence ATGTCCCAAGACAATCTTCTCAAATTAAAATGCCAAAAATGCAAACGCTCTAACTATTATTCTTCAAAGAATAAGAAAAAAGTCGAGCGCAAGCTTGCGCTCAAAAAATTCTGCAAGTGGTGCAAAAAGCACACGGAGCACAAGGAAGTGAAAATTACCGCCTAA
- a CDS encoding ImmA/IrrE family metallo-endopeptidase: MNKWFLFYFLLLATTVRCDTKFTWCDVQKKDVLALFNQTWEAGLQKGLIRQEQRKPKIYFSDTDEKCLGRSIGWLPKGNGSAMVFCEPIIRLGQNEKQFVIGHDIGHFVLGHKMTKGRKIREVMECEANVFAGRTSGPETTIRVMDQWWPTQSKGFKAYKMNSKEHQKEISIYQISFEKATFVLRGAVAGCQQQ, translated from the coding sequence GTGAATAAATGGTTCCTTTTTTATTTTTTACTTCTGGCCACAACGGTCCGTTGTGATACAAAATTTACCTGGTGCGACGTCCAAAAAAAAGATGTGTTGGCACTTTTTAATCAAACATGGGAAGCCGGATTGCAAAAAGGTCTCATCCGCCAAGAACAGCGAAAGCCGAAAATCTACTTCTCCGATACCGATGAAAAATGCCTCGGCAGATCGATAGGATGGCTGCCAAAAGGCAATGGATCTGCGATGGTATTCTGCGAACCCATTATTCGCCTGGGACAGAATGAAAAACAATTTGTCATTGGTCATGATATCGGCCATTTTGTCCTTGGCCATAAAATGACCAAGGGGCGGAAAATCCGTGAAGTTATGGAGTGTGAGGCAAACGTTTTTGCAGGCCGCACGTCTGGACCGGAGACCACTATTCGGGTGATGGATCAATGGTGGCCAACTCAAAGCAAAGGTTTCAAAGCGTACAAGATGAACTCCAAAGAACACCAGAAAGAGATCTCGATCTATCAAATTTCTTTCGAAAAGGCCACTTTTGTTTTGCGGGGCGCGGTCGCTGGTTGCCAACAACAATAG
- a CDS encoding YbjQ family protein: MAIIPQQMTTTAFTLDGYRIVRSLGVVRGITVRSRSIFGSIGASLQTLVGGNISLFTHLCEETRAQSFEIMLTHGAEIGANAIIGIRYDANEVMQGVTEVLAYGTAVVVEPINNT, encoded by the coding sequence ATGGCAATCATTCCACAGCAGATGACCACGACAGCGTTTACGCTGGATGGCTACAGAATCGTAAGGAGTCTCGGTGTCGTGCGGGGTATTACGGTGCGGTCCCGCTCCATATTTGGTTCAATCGGTGCGAGCCTTCAGACGCTGGTTGGCGGGAATATCTCGCTTTTCACGCATCTTTGTGAAGAAACGCGGGCGCAATCGTTTGAGATCATGCTTACGCACGGAGCGGAAATCGGCGCCAATGCCATTATCGGTATTCGGTACGACGCCAATGAAGTCATGCAGGGCGTCACCGAAGTTCTTGCGTATGGCACCGCAGTTGTTGTTGAGCCAATTAATAATACATAG
- a CDS encoding serine protease, translated as MTTVDPITVVPLYIEVSNDGKTAIGNGTGFIISKGGKSYLFTNKHVVTGRYPDTNGIISKTGAVDFPYILIWYHAKDRLGMWYQVSQEIRDNDTGVPYWIGHPTNQEYDVVAVPLNVPENVTLFPLDMSLSETDLVVYPSEPMSIVGFPFGRVSDGKFPIWKTGHLASDMDINYGSKPVFLIDAMTKEGMSGSPVMARRIGMVTTSRGVELGKNGTKFLGIYAGRLNYEDDKDINIGRVWKAETIKEILEKL; from the coding sequence ATGACAACGGTTGATCCAATAACGGTCGTACCACTATACATCGAGGTATCGAATGATGGAAAAACTGCCATTGGGAATGGCACCGGTTTTATAATTAGCAAAGGTGGCAAAAGTTATCTTTTCACAAATAAGCACGTTGTGACGGGTCGTTATCCCGATACCAATGGAATAATATCAAAGACAGGCGCAGTAGATTTTCCCTACATACTGATTTGGTATCATGCAAAAGATCGTTTAGGGATGTGGTATCAGGTTTCACAAGAGATCCGTGATAATGACACCGGCGTTCCATATTGGATCGGACATCCAACAAATCAAGAATATGATGTAGTGGCGGTGCCGCTAAACGTACCGGAAAATGTAACATTATTCCCCCTTGACATGTCTCTTTCGGAGACCGATTTGGTGGTGTACCCATCGGAGCCGATGTCGATTGTGGGTTTCCCATTTGGAAGGGTATCTGATGGGAAATTTCCAATATGGAAAACAGGTCATTTGGCCTCGGATATGGATATCAATTATGGCAGTAAACCAGTTTTTCTAATAGATGCTATGACAAAGGAGGGAATGTCTGGTTCGCCTGTAATGGCTCGACGTATCGGCATGGTGACAACCTCGCGCGGTGTCGAGCTCGGCAAAAACGGTACAAAATTTCTTGGCATCTACGCTGGTAGACTTAATTACGAAGACGATAAAGATATCAATATAGGCCGAGTCTGGAAGGCCGAGACAATAAAGGAGATTTTGGAAAAATTATGA
- a CDS encoding helix-turn-helix transcriptional regulator, protein MRKESKRLGRNLVRIRKGKGISQERLSKMLRTDRSFVSTIENGKTNPTLATIARLAKAIGVSVSELSK, encoded by the coding sequence ATGCGAAAAGAATCAAAACGGCTGGGGCGGAACCTCGTGCGTATCAGGAAAGGGAAAGGTATTTCGCAGGAACGGCTCTCTAAAATGCTCCGCACCGACCGGAGCTTTGTCAGCACCATCGAGAACGGGAAGACGAACCCTACGCTCGCCACAATCGCACGGTTGGCGAAAGCCATCGGCGTTTCTGTGAGCGAACTATCGAAGTAG
- a CDS encoding peptidoglycan-binding domain-containing protein, giving the protein MFKKICTAVIASFVFFNIAFAQTSTATEQDLLTIIKQLQTQIQLLQTQIADLQNQVQSVKTEFNFTRALAKGMSGDDVKRLQEFLKTFPDVYPEGLVTGYFGLLTEAAVKKFQEQNGIESVGTVGPKTQAKLIELAATGAGQSDSIP; this is encoded by the coding sequence ATGTTCAAAAAAATTTGCACAGCGGTTATTGCCAGCTTCGTGTTTTTTAATATTGCTTTTGCTCAAACCAGCACCGCAACGGAGCAGGATTTGCTCACCATCATAAAACAACTCCAAACGCAGATACAGTTACTGCAGACGCAAATCGCGGATCTTCAGAATCAAGTTCAGTCCGTAAAGACTGAGTTCAACTTTACTAGGGCGCTAGCCAAGGGTATGAGCGGCGATGACGTAAAACGACTACAAGAGTTTTTGAAAACTTTTCCTGATGTATACCCCGAAGGGTTGGTTACCGGATACTTTGGGCTACTTACCGAAGCGGCGGTTAAAAAATTCCAAGAACAGAATGGCATTGAGTCGGTTGGTACTGTTGGACCAAAAACCCAAGCGAAACTTATCGAGCTCGCGGCAACCGGGGCGGGGCAATCAGACAGCATTCCTTAG